From the genome of Rhodobacteraceae bacterium Araon29, one region includes:
- a CDS encoding LysE family transporter — translation MLAFAIVSLLMFITPGPGVLSLAGVGAAFGWQHGLRYMTGLFAGHFLVSVAVITGLAAIILAEPIIRTLLLLVSAGYLGYLALRIALAGSKISFIQINAPGFVNGMTLQFINPKAYAVHTTFFTGFAFYPDSFVMETGLKLITMNAIWISIHLCWLYAGCKLNALNLPEKTQKRINIFMALCLVAVVGMSVWSVLSI, via the coding sequence ATGCTCGCTTTTGCAATTGTTTCACTTTTGATGTTCATCACGCCCGGACCTGGAGTATTATCACTTGCCGGGGTAGGAGCAGCATTCGGTTGGCAACATGGTCTGCGGTATATGACTGGTCTGTTCGCAGGACATTTTCTAGTTAGCGTCGCAGTGATAACAGGGTTAGCTGCAATTATTTTAGCTGAACCAATTATTCGCACGCTTCTATTATTAGTTTCTGCGGGGTATTTGGGATACCTAGCGTTGCGGATCGCTCTGGCTGGATCAAAAATTTCTTTTATCCAAATAAATGCGCCGGGATTTGTGAACGGCATGACACTGCAGTTTATCAATCCCAAAGCTTACGCGGTGCATACAACATTTTTTACAGGCTTCGCTTTTTATCCCGATAGTTTTGTCATGGAAACAGGCCTCAAACTCATCACTATGAACGCAATCTGGATTTCTATCCACCTATGCTGGCTTTACGCTGGCTGCAAACTGAATGCGCTGAACCTTCCAGAAAAAACGCAAAAGCGCATCAACATATTTATGGCACTATGCCTCGTGGCGGTCGTCGGCATGTCCGTATGGTCAGTTTTATCGATCTAA
- a CDS encoding YbfB/YjiJ family MFS transporter, producing MDKRLDKKYTKEWFILLGLLLGVTVTNGFARFAYGLLLPAIQTEMDWNYAQAGWLSTVNALGYIVGAISTMFLVQKFASEKLFAFGLITTSIVLLMTGVLPTLEAQYALRFLAGTFGAVSFSTAGALASGLFKENARLNALSIAILFGTGGGLGIILSGAFIPILIDVVGNGAWPMCWIIIGLFSMVFTPFGIWSALQIESSKPSRLTRSEFRLLKMLPELVGYACFGFGYIVYLTFLSAWMTAQSIDATMITAIWVILGLCICISPFLWRPIFARFGNGIPLAMVLSSIAFGSVVPLLSPAFSILILSAVIFGSSVFMAPGAITNFTRKNLPQEMWAYSISIFTVLFAISQTLGPYVAGLIGDYFDNIGMGLVTAFIILLLGALVSLSQKELNKN from the coding sequence ATGGATAAGCGCTTGGACAAAAAATACACCAAAGAATGGTTCATTTTGCTGGGCTTGCTACTTGGAGTTACCGTCACTAACGGCTTTGCTCGGTTTGCTTATGGATTGCTGCTTCCGGCGATACAGACGGAAATGGATTGGAATTATGCGCAAGCTGGTTGGCTCAGCACGGTCAATGCGCTTGGGTATATTGTGGGAGCGATCTCAACCATGTTTCTGGTTCAGAAATTCGCCTCAGAAAAGCTCTTTGCCTTTGGTCTCATAACTACGTCCATCGTTCTTTTAATGACAGGGGTATTGCCAACTTTAGAAGCTCAGTACGCGCTTCGTTTTCTGGCAGGTACATTTGGTGCAGTTTCATTTTCGACAGCAGGTGCGCTTGCGTCTGGGCTTTTCAAAGAAAATGCACGGTTAAATGCTCTTTCCATTGCCATTTTGTTTGGCACCGGTGGCGGTTTGGGAATTATTCTTTCCGGAGCATTTATTCCCATTTTGATTGATGTCGTTGGGAACGGTGCGTGGCCAATGTGTTGGATCATTATTGGGCTGTTTAGTATGGTTTTCACGCCATTCGGCATTTGGTCAGCACTGCAAATTGAAAGTTCAAAACCAAGTAGGTTAACCCGTAGTGAATTCCGACTTTTAAAAATGCTACCTGAATTAGTTGGCTATGCGTGTTTTGGCTTTGGATATATTGTTTATCTTACATTTTTGTCAGCATGGATGACCGCCCAGTCGATAGACGCAACCATGATCACCGCCATTTGGGTAATACTTGGACTATGTATTTGCATTTCACCTTTTCTATGGAGACCCATTTTTGCTAGATTTGGAAATGGTATTCCATTGGCCATGGTTTTGAGTAGCATTGCATTCGGTTCGGTGGTTCCATTGCTGTCTCCAGCATTTTCTATTTTGATATTATCTGCCGTCATTTTTGGGTCTTCGGTGTTCATGGCCCCAGGGGCTATAACAAATTTCACACGGAAAAACCTGCCCCAAGAAATGTGGGCCTATTCTATAAGTATTTTTACAGTTCTGTTTGCTATTTCCCAAACTCTTGGCCCTTACGTTGCTGGATTAATTGGTGACTATTTTGACAATATAGGAATGGGTTTGGTTACGGCGTTTATAATTTTGCTCTTGGGTGCGCTGGTTTCACTTTCTCAAAAAGAGCTGAACAAAAATTAA
- a CDS encoding branched-chain amino acid ABC transporter permease — MNISAENSKRRAIWRDFWIGFVFVVIALLIPAFSPGNYILSQITLFFIWAAVVTQWNLVFGVAGVYSLAQMAVFAVGGYATGMMGLYAGWNLWAALPVGALAAVIASFLIGAANLRLRGPYVAIMTLAIAQVIYALIVTDVECYIYKGKLCLNFTGGAKGLIQYGDFGFKELLGFKYRVLGDYYLGFVLMLLGMLFSLFIIYGPLGTTFRALRDNRICAEARGVDRVRNQLLVFALSGIFTGLAGGVYAGIQRTFGPNVLSPTLLLFLLSMMVVGGRGTKWGPILGAGVLMLVDTILRDFGQIRVAGLSLIILLVMIFLPRGLVGLVADIFSWRPQSRWEVPGKSNDTSTNFREYQRLRNPKKTPFGAARNSG, encoded by the coding sequence ATGAATATCTCGGCAGAAAACTCAAAGCGACGTGCAATCTGGCGTGATTTCTGGATCGGATTCGTGTTTGTTGTTATCGCGCTTCTTATCCCGGCCTTTAGCCCTGGCAATTATATCCTCTCTCAGATCACTTTGTTTTTTATCTGGGCTGCCGTAGTCACTCAATGGAACTTAGTTTTCGGTGTTGCAGGTGTATATTCACTTGCTCAAATGGCAGTTTTTGCAGTGGGTGGATATGCCACCGGCATGATGGGCCTTTATGCAGGATGGAACCTATGGGCAGCCCTTCCTGTTGGTGCTTTGGCTGCAGTTATTGCAAGCTTTTTAATTGGGGCGGCTAATCTTCGATTGCGTGGGCCTTATGTTGCGATCATGACACTGGCAATTGCTCAGGTGATTTACGCTTTAATTGTGACCGATGTTGAGTGCTATATTTATAAAGGTAAGTTGTGTCTGAATTTTACAGGTGGAGCCAAAGGTCTCATCCAATATGGCGACTTTGGCTTCAAAGAACTTTTGGGCTTTAAGTACCGAGTTTTGGGGGATTACTACCTAGGATTTGTTTTGATGCTGCTGGGGATGTTATTTTCGCTCTTCATTATTTACGGGCCTTTAGGCACTACGTTCCGTGCACTTCGTGACAATCGCATTTGCGCAGAGGCGCGAGGGGTTGACCGCGTTCGCAATCAACTTTTGGTTTTTGCGCTTTCAGGCATTTTCACCGGACTAGCCGGCGGTGTCTATGCGGGAATTCAACGAACATTTGGGCCAAATGTTCTTTCCCCAACGCTGCTGTTGTTCTTGCTATCGATGATGGTTGTTGGAGGGCGCGGCACCAAATGGGGCCCGATACTAGGGGCAGGCGTTTTAATGCTTGTTGATACTATCTTGAGGGACTTTGGACAAATTCGCGTTGCTGGTCTATCGTTAATAATCCTTTTGGTGATGATCTTTTTGCCGCGAGGTTTAGTCGGGCTTGTGGCTGATATATTCAGTTGGAGACCGCAAAGCCGATGGGAAGTTCCAGGTAAGAGTAACGATACTTCTACGAACTTCCGCGAATACCAACGGCTTAGGAACCCGAAAAAAACACCGTTCGGTGCAGCGCGGAATAGCGGGTGA
- a CDS encoding branched-chain amino acid ABC transporter permease encodes MDIFLQIIISGISLGAMYAVGTIALSLLWGTMGMMNLAHGGFIALGGYISYWCMTVLGASWLFALPLALGAGMLAGYFMYHLVVRWMFERKDFSVDIIIATVAISSLAENGFLNIAGPQAKRQPFTLSGGLRISEVVLPYQTILTVFVAIVLMVVVFFIVNRTKLGIVIRAVSQQQTASQLMGVDVRSTFAKSMMLAGGIAAISGVLVTGATGLFPSVGFDTTIKALVICIIAGLGNLRSAIFMAFVLGLFEVGVQYIFGQRYGFPAMLGLVIVLLIIRPYGLFGEETAERV; translated from the coding sequence ATGGATATTTTCCTGCAAATTATCATTAGTGGCATTTCACTGGGTGCCATGTATGCGGTCGGGACCATTGCATTATCCCTTTTGTGGGGGACAATGGGGATGATGAATTTGGCGCATGGCGGGTTTATCGCGCTTGGGGGTTATATTTCCTATTGGTGTATGACCGTTCTAGGGGCTAGTTGGCTATTCGCCCTGCCGTTGGCTTTGGGCGCAGGAATGTTAGCAGGGTACTTTATGTATCACTTGGTGGTGCGCTGGATGTTCGAACGCAAAGATTTCTCGGTTGACATCATAATTGCCACCGTGGCGATCTCATCGCTGGCAGAAAACGGATTTCTAAATATTGCAGGCCCTCAGGCAAAACGTCAGCCTTTCACCCTTTCTGGGGGACTTAGAATAAGTGAGGTTGTTTTGCCCTATCAAACTATTTTGACTGTTTTTGTTGCTATTGTTCTGATGGTTGTGGTCTTTTTTATTGTGAATCGAACCAAACTTGGCATTGTAATCCGAGCCGTGTCACAACAGCAGACAGCCTCGCAATTGATGGGTGTGGACGTCCGCTCTACATTTGCCAAATCAATGATGTTGGCAGGCGGCATTGCTGCTATCTCCGGCGTGCTGGTGACCGGTGCGACAGGACTTTTCCCTTCTGTTGGCTTTGATACGACAATCAAAGCACTGGTGATTTGTATTATTGCTGGCCTTGGAAATTTGAGAAGTGCAATATTTATGGCCTTTGTGCTCGGCCTGTTTGAGGTTGGCGTTCAATACATCTTTGGCCAGCGTTATGGCTTTCCGGCAATGCTTGGCTTGGTGATTGTGCTGCTGATAATCCGCCCCTATGGCCTATTTGGTGAAGAAACGGCAGAAAGGGTATGA